One Spinacia oleracea cultivar Varoflay chromosome 4, BTI_SOV_V1, whole genome shotgun sequence DNA segment encodes these proteins:
- the LOC110790162 gene encoding uncharacterized protein At4g22758: MPSPKSNRNGLSSFSRVTERSMSFNGRTVVSPTAEKLRRPKTVPDLSSAMRNAAVNSPPKEEVKPKKLTKVLLNVMIQGSVGAVQVLISPELTVRELVSAAIKQYVKEGRRPVLSSAIVDDFDLHYSQFSLESLDRGEKIAELGSRNFFLCKKRKEVVETASSCAKQAEQATKVDSPWLKFMSFLF; the protein is encoded by the exons ATGCCGTCCCCTAAGTCGAATCGAAACGGACTCTCATCATTCTCTAGAGTAACCGAAAGATCGATGTCCTTCAACGGAAGAACGGTTGTTTCACCGACAGCGGAAAAACTCCGTCGACCGAAAACGGTGCCGGATTTATCGTCGGCGATGAGAAACGCTGCCGTCAATTCTCCGCCTAAAGAGGAGGTTAAGCCGAAGAAGCTCACAAAAGTTCTACTGAATGTGATGATTCAAGGTAGTGTTGGCGCTGTTCAGGTTCTTATTAGTCCGGAATTAACGGTTAGAGAATTAGTTTCTGCTGCGATTAAGCAGTATGTGAAAGAAGGTCGCCGTCCTGTGCTTTCCTCCGCCATTGTTGATGATTTCGACCTCCATTATTCGCAGTTTAGCCTTGAAA GTTTGGATAGAGGAGAGAAAATAGCAGAGTTAGGGTCAAGGAACTTTTTCCTATGCAAAAAGAGGAAGGAGGTGGTTGAAACGGCGTCGTCATGTGCAAAGCAGGCTGAACAGGCTACAAAAGTTGATTCTCCTTGGCTCAAGTTCATGAGTTTCTTATTCTAA
- the LOC110790176 gene encoding histone deacetylase HDT2 — protein sequence MSMQFWGLEVKAKEPSKVSLDDGRIIHLSQATLSDVKKETDPVTVSVTVDNKKFVLGVLTKSNPQLSFDLVFETEFEISHNFKNGSVHFLGYQTEMPSSDGEMFGDSSDEEEDEEVPVLQKENGKAAPASAAVAKPKVAAKPVKSAEEDSDEDDSDDSDDDDLSDGESIPFSDSEDDDDDDDEEDEMSEDEKPVPVPAKAESGKKRANADAKTPESKKAKLVTPQKTDGKKGAQTAHTATPHPSKKGGKTPVGDKATPKSAGSASCDSCKKTFNSDNALQSHNKAKHAAK from the exons ATGTCGATGCAATTCTGGG GCCTTGAAGTTAAGGCGAAGGAGCCGAGCAAGGTGTCTCTTGATGATGGCCGTATTATTCATCTTTCTCAG GCTACTCTAAGTGATGTAAAGAAGGAGACTGACCCTGTAACCGTTAGTGTTACGGTTGATAACAAGAAGTTTGTACTCGGGGTCCTTACCAAGTCAAACCCTCAATTATCTTTTGATCTTGTTTTTGAAACTGAATTTGAGATCTCTCACAACTTCAAGAATGGAAGTGTTCACTTCTTGGGATACCAGACTGAGATGCCTTCCAG TGATGGAGAGATGTTTGGTGATTCCTCTGacgaggaagaagatgaagaggttCCAGTTTTGCAGAAAGAAAATG GGAAAGCTGCTCCAGCTTCTGCTGCGGTTGCTAAGCCTAAAGTTGCTGCAAAGCCCGTCAAAAGTGCTGAAGAAGACAGCGATGAAGATGATAGTGATGACAGTGATGATGATGACCTTTCTGATGGG GAATCAATTCCTTTCAGTGATAGCGAGGACgacgacgatgatgatgatgaagaagatgagATGTCTGAGGATGAGAAACCCGTGCCGGTTCCAGCAAAG GCTGAATCTGGCAAGAAAAGAGCGAACGCTGATGCTAAAACACCCGAGTCTAAGAAGGCTAAGCTAGTTACCCCACAGAAGACAG ATGGAAAGAAGGGTGCTCAGACTGCTCACACAGCTACTCCCCATCCATcaaagaaaggtggcaagactcCTGTTGGTGACAAGGCAACTCCCAAGTCTGCTGGTTCAGCTTCATGTGATTCTTgcaagaa GACCTTTAACTCAGACAATGCTCTGCAATCTCACAACAAGGCAAAGCATGCTGCCAAGTAG